In the genome of Streptomyces sp. NBC_00190, one region contains:
- the mraY gene encoding phospho-N-acetylmuramoyl-pentapeptide-transferase, with protein MRQILFAGVIGMFLTVVGTPLLIKLLARKGYGQFIRDDGPRGHAGKKGTPTMGGISFILATLIAYALTKVITSSEPTFSGLLVLFLMAGMGLVGYLDDYIKIVKRRSLGLRAKAKMAGQLIVGIAFAVLALQFSDSRGLTPASTRLSFVTDFGWSIGPVLFVVWALFMILAMSNGVNLTDGLDGLATGAAVMVFGAYTFIGVWQYQESCVNAQDLTNPGACFEVRDPLDLAVVASALMGACFGFLWWNTSPAKIFMGDTGSLALGGALAGLAICSRTEFLIALLGGLFVLITMSVVIQVGSFKLTGKRVFRMAPLQHHFELKGWSEVLVVVRFWIIQGMCVIVGLGLFYAGWAADK; from the coding sequence ATGAGGCAGATCCTGTTCGCCGGTGTCATCGGCATGTTCCTGACCGTTGTCGGAACGCCGCTGCTGATCAAGCTGCTGGCCCGCAAGGGCTACGGCCAGTTCATCCGTGACGACGGCCCCCGCGGCCACGCCGGGAAGAAGGGCACGCCCACCATGGGCGGTATCTCCTTCATCCTGGCCACGCTCATCGCGTACGCCCTGACGAAGGTGATCACCTCCAGCGAGCCCACGTTCTCGGGTCTGCTGGTCCTGTTCCTGATGGCGGGAATGGGCCTGGTCGGTTACCTGGACGACTACATCAAGATCGTCAAGCGGCGTTCGCTGGGTCTGCGGGCCAAGGCCAAGATGGCCGGACAGCTGATCGTCGGCATCGCCTTCGCGGTGCTCGCGCTCCAGTTCTCCGACTCGCGCGGGCTGACCCCGGCCTCCACCAGGCTGTCGTTCGTCACGGACTTCGGCTGGTCGATCGGCCCGGTGCTGTTCGTCGTCTGGGCACTGTTCATGATCCTGGCGATGTCCAACGGCGTGAACCTGACCGACGGCCTGGACGGCCTGGCCACCGGCGCGGCGGTGATGGTCTTCGGCGCCTACACCTTCATCGGCGTGTGGCAGTACCAGGAGTCCTGCGTGAACGCGCAGGACCTGACCAACCCGGGCGCCTGCTTCGAGGTGCGCGACCCGCTGGACCTCGCGGTCGTCGCCTCCGCCCTGATGGGCGCCTGCTTCGGCTTCCTGTGGTGGAACACCTCGCCCGCCAAGATCTTCATGGGTGACACCGGCTCGCTGGCGCTGGGCGGCGCGCTCGCCGGTCTGGCGATCTGCTCCCGCACGGAGTTCCTGATCGCCCTGCTCGGCGGCCTCTTCGTCCTCATCACCATGTCGGTCGTCATCCAGGTCGGCTCCTTCAAGCTGACCGGGAAGCGCGTCTTCCGGATGGCACCGCTGCAGCACCACTTCGAACTCAAGGGGTGGTCCGAAGTCCTTGTCGTGGTCCGCTTCTGGATCATCCAGGGCATGTGCGTGATCGTGGGTCTCGGTCTCTT
- a CDS encoding UDP-N-acetylmuramoyl-tripeptide--D-alanyl-D-alanine ligase, protein MIALSLAEIADITGGRPHDIPDPSVQISGPVVIDSRQVEAGSLFAAFDGEHVDGHDYAGRAVAAGAAAVLAARPVGVPAIVVPDVEKALGALARAVVGRLGTDVVALTGSAGKTSTKDLIAQVLQAHAPTVWTPGSLNNEIGLPLTALKATAETRHLVLEMGARGIGHIAYLTGLTPPRIGLVLNVGTAHIGEFGGREQIAQAKGELVEALPAESEGGVAVLNADDPLVRAMSARTKARTVLFGEADDADIRATEVRMTPGGQPAFTLHTPTGCSDVTLRLYGEHHVSNALAAAAVAHVLGMSTSEIATALSGAGTLSRWRMEVTERADGVTIVNDAYNANPESMRAALRALAAMGGAARANGGRTWAVLGPMAELGDASLAEHDAVGRLAVRLNVSKLVAVGGREASWLQLGAYNEGSWGEESVVVSDAQAAVDLLRSELRPGDVVLVKASRSIGLERVALALLEREGEVADR, encoded by the coding sequence GTGATCGCCCTCTCCCTCGCCGAGATCGCCGACATCACCGGCGGGCGGCCCCACGACATACCGGATCCGTCCGTGCAGATCAGCGGTCCCGTCGTCATCGACTCCCGCCAGGTCGAGGCCGGCAGCCTGTTCGCCGCCTTCGACGGCGAGCACGTCGACGGCCACGACTACGCCGGGCGCGCCGTCGCCGCCGGAGCCGCGGCCGTCCTCGCGGCCCGGCCGGTCGGCGTACCCGCCATCGTCGTCCCCGACGTGGAGAAGGCGCTCGGCGCCCTCGCGCGGGCCGTCGTCGGGCGCCTCGGCACCGACGTGGTGGCCCTGACCGGCTCCGCGGGCAAGACCTCCACCAAGGACCTCATCGCGCAGGTGCTCCAGGCCCACGCGCCCACCGTGTGGACCCCGGGCTCCCTCAACAACGAGATCGGCCTGCCGCTCACCGCCCTGAAGGCCACCGCCGAAACCCGGCACCTGGTACTGGAGATGGGGGCCCGCGGGATCGGCCACATCGCGTACCTCACCGGCCTGACCCCGCCGCGCATCGGGCTCGTCCTCAACGTCGGGACCGCCCACATCGGCGAGTTCGGCGGCCGCGAGCAGATCGCGCAGGCCAAGGGCGAACTGGTGGAAGCCCTTCCCGCGGAGAGCGAGGGCGGAGTCGCCGTCCTCAACGCCGACGACCCGCTCGTGCGCGCCATGTCCGCCCGTACGAAGGCCCGTACGGTCCTGTTCGGCGAGGCCGACGACGCCGACATCCGGGCCACCGAGGTACGGATGACCCCCGGGGGACAGCCCGCCTTCACACTCCACACACCGACCGGGTGCAGCGATGTGACCTTGCGCCTGTACGGTGAGCACCACGTGTCGAACGCGCTCGCCGCTGCCGCCGTGGCCCATGTACTGGGCATGTCCACCTCGGAGATCGCCACCGCGCTATCCGGAGCGGGCACCTTGTCCCGGTGGCGGATGGAGGTCACCGAGCGGGCCGACGGCGTGACGATCGTCAACGACGCCTACAACGCGAATCCCGAGTCCATGCGGGCCGCTCTGCGAGCGCTGGCCGCGATGGGCGGCGCCGCCAGGGCGAACGGGGGGCGCACGTGGGCGGTGCTCGGCCCCATGGCCGAACTCGGTGACGCATCGCTGGCCGAGCACGACGCGGTGGGACGGCTTGCCGTCCGGCTCAACGTGAGCAAGCTCGTGGCAGTCGGGGGCCGGGAAGCGTCCTGGCTGCAACTGGGCGCATATAACGAGGGTTCGTGGGGTGAGGAGTCGGTGGTCGTGTCCGACGCGCAGGCGGCGGTGGACCTTTTGCGCAGTGAACTGCGCCCGGGGGACGTCGTGCTGGTGAAGGCTTCCAGGTCGATCGGCCTGGAGCGGGTCGCGCTGGCGCTCCTTGAGCGCGAGGGCGAGGTCGCCGACCGATGA